The following proteins come from a genomic window of Deinococcus sp. KSM4-11:
- a CDS encoding ATP-binding protein codes for MTEHSSVPITPSLRIAELEMALLASQLHLRRVQRLNQDLTHVIDALIHQLRMMTTRATNFLGVTRRTWGTPPPAAEHAAHHVEHTLDQLMTVLGSVDDYMQLRHWSIWEEHVDLARLLPGILAEVRMPPDGSRVRCTYDPLPTLSGDRHALTRILVELLSNALKFTRTCSAARIHIHVLENDVEHVIGVSDNGVGFDMRHVGRLFQLFGRLHPSREYEGVGVGLVTVRQVVERIGGRAWAEGEVGRGATVWLAWPKALPPTVPA; via the coding sequence ATGACGGAGCATTCCTCTGTCCCGATCACTCCCTCGCTCCGAATTGCCGAGCTCGAGATGGCCCTGCTGGCCAGTCAGCTGCACCTCAGACGGGTGCAGCGCCTCAATCAGGATCTCACCCACGTCATCGATGCCCTGATCCACCAGTTGCGGATGATGACCACCCGGGCCACCAACTTTCTGGGTGTCACGCGCCGCACCTGGGGCACACCCCCGCCCGCCGCCGAGCACGCCGCGCACCACGTGGAGCACACCCTCGACCAGCTCATGACTGTCCTGGGCTCGGTGGATGACTACATGCAGTTGCGTCACTGGAGCATCTGGGAGGAGCACGTCGACCTCGCGCGCCTCCTACCGGGCATCCTGGCCGAGGTGCGGATGCCCCCGGACGGTTCGCGGGTGCGGTGTACGTACGATCCTCTGCCCACCCTGAGTGGTGACCGGCATGCCCTGACGCGGATCCTGGTCGAACTGCTGTCCAACGCGCTGAAGTTCACGCGGACATGTAGCGCGGCGCGCATTCACATCCACGTGCTGGAAAATGACGTGGAGCATGTGATCGGCGTGAGCGACAACGGGGTGGGCTTCGATATGCGGCATGTGGGCCGCCTCTTCCAGTTGTTCGGGCGCCTGCACCCGTCGAGGGAGTATGAGGGGGTCGGGGTGGGCCTGGTGACTGTGCGACAGGTGGTGGAGCGGATCGGCGGTCGGGCGTGGGCCGAGGGTGAAGTGGGACGAGGGGCGACGGTGTGGCTGGCGTGGCCCAAGGCATTGCCGCCAACTGTCCCGGCGTGA